Part of the Bacteroidota bacterium genome is shown below.
TGACTTAAAATTAATATTAAGGGTTTTTTTAGCCAATTGGTATGTAATTTTAGGCGCTGTTGTAATATCTTACTTTATAGCCTCTGTTTATACTTACAAGCTTACGGATATATATGCTGCCAGAACACAAATACTGCTGAAGTCAAATGATCAGTATAATAAGCAGAGTTTGATTTCTGAAAACTTTAATTATTACCAATCTTACATGGATAACTCTAATGAAATGAGGGTTATGCGTTCGTTTGATTTAATTAAGGAAAGTCTTACCAAGCTTAATCTAGATGTTTCTTATTTTATTGTCGGAAGACTAAAAACTACAGAAATGTTTGAAAGCACACCATTTTATGTGAAAGTGTTTTCAATTAACCCATCACTTTACGAAGAATTTCTAAAGTTTAGAATTATAAATCCCGAAAAGTATGAGATTAGCTATTTGAGAGATGGTTTGGAGCAAACAAAAGTTGGTTATTTTGGTAAAGAATTTATTGATCCTGATTTTAAATTTTTAGTAACAAAAACTGGTACTATCAATTCAGAATCTATTGATTACTTAAAAGCAACAGAGTATAAAATACAGATTCATGATATTCAAAACTTAATATACAAGTATCAAGCTTCTATTTCTGTTGAAAATCCTGAATACACAAATATTTTACAAGTTACAGTAGAAGATGAAGTTCCGGGAAGGGCTGTGCTTTTTTTAGATACACTTGCTAAAGTCTATATTGAGAATACACTAAAATCGAGATTTGATGTTAATAGAAATACGATTAGTTATATAGAAAGACAAATGTCGGAAGTTACAACTATACTTAACAGTATAGAAGATACTATGCAGGATTACAAGGAGAATAAAGCCATTTTAGATTTGACGAAAGAAGAACAGGATTATTTTACTAAGATTAGTTCGTTTGATACTCGAAAATCTGAAATTAAATTGCAGTTGGAAGCAATGAGTGATTTGGAAAAATATATTATTGAAGATAAAGACCCTGCTTTTTTGCCTCCTTCGGCATATTTGGTAAACGGAGATCATTTCTTAACAGAAAGTGTTGCAAAGTTGTATTCGTTTCAAATTCAGAAGAATAGTGTTTTGTCAGGATCAACAGAGAAAAGCTTTCCAATTCAAGAACTTGATCAGAATATTAGCAAATTAAAAGCTAATGTTTTGACTTATATATCTAATTTGAGAAATGCGCTAAGTTCTCGTTTAGAAAATATTGAAATTGAAATTGGGCGTTATGTTTCAGGAATTAAGTCGATACCGCAAAAGCAGCGCGATTTGGTTAATATTCAGCGACAACTTGATATTAATGAAAAAATGTATGTTTTTTTATTAGAAAGAAGGTCGAGCGCAATTATTGCCAAGGCTTCTATTGTTCCGGAAACTAGAATTATTGAATCTGCTAGATCGATTGGTGTTGTAAGACCTAATAAAACGAAGATAGCCTATACTTTTGTTGGCATTGCTGTTGGTATAGCACTGTTGTTTATTTTTATAAGAAGTGTTTTGTTTATGAAAATAGAAAGCTTAGAACAATTAAAGAAGAATACTACAGTTCCGATTTTTGGAGAAATAATTTATTCCGATTTAGCAAAAGATTCTTATATAGTTGTGGATGCAGATCCGAAATCGTTGATTACAGAGTCGTTTAGAACTGTTCGAACTAATTTGGAGTATGTAGGATCATCAACATCTAGATCAAAAACGATTCTAGTTACATCAAATAATCCTGGAGAGGGTAAAACTTTTTGTTCGATTAACTTGGCTGTAATTATTGCAAAGGCCGGTAAAAAAGTAATGCTTATTGAACTTGATTTACATAAACCTAAAGTTCAGGTTGGTTTAAAAATGACCTCAGACATTGGAGTGAGCAACATTTTAATTGGAAAGGCAGATGTTAAAGATTGTATATTGCATTCGGCCTACGAAAATCTGGATGTTATTTTGTCCGGACCTAATCCTCCAAATGCATCAGAGCTTATTTTGAGTCCTAAGTTGGAAGAAATGCTTAATTATACAAAAGAACAGTATGATTATATTATTATAGATACGGCTCCTGTAGGCCTTATTTCTGATGCATTAATAATTATGAAACAAACTGACGCTGTTCTATTTGTAGCGAATACCAAATTTGCTTCAAAACAAACAATAAAAGATTCTAACGATATAATATTAACCAATAAAATGAAAAACGTTGGGTATGTATTAAACTCGGTAAAGCAAAAGAAATCTCGTTATTATTACAATCGCTATGGTTATGGCTACGGTTATGGATATGGTAGTTATGGTGGATATACCTACGGTTACGGTGGTTCAGAAAAGAAATCTTAATTATTTTGGATAAAATAGGGTAAATATTACT
Proteins encoded:
- a CDS encoding polysaccharide biosynthesis tyrosine autokinase — its product is MNQNKQSQLVDIDDLKLILRVFLANWYVILGAVVISYFIASVYTYKLTDIYAARTQILLKSNDQYNKQSLISENFNYYQSYMDNSNEMRVMRSFDLIKESLTKLNLDVSYFIVGRLKTTEMFESTPFYVKVFSINPSLYEEFLKFRIINPEKYEISYLRDGLEQTKVGYFGKEFIDPDFKFLVTKTGTINSESIDYLKATEYKIQIHDIQNLIYKYQASISVENPEYTNILQVTVEDEVPGRAVLFLDTLAKVYIENTLKSRFDVNRNTISYIERQMSEVTTILNSIEDTMQDYKENKAILDLTKEEQDYFTKISSFDTRKSEIKLQLEAMSDLEKYIIEDKDPAFLPPSAYLVNGDHFLTESVAKLYSFQIQKNSVLSGSTEKSFPIQELDQNISKLKANVLTYISNLRNALSSRLENIEIEIGRYVSGIKSIPQKQRDLVNIQRQLDINEKMYVFLLERRSSAIIAKASIVPETRIIESARSIGVVRPNKTKIAYTFVGIAVGIALLFIFIRSVLFMKIESLEQLKKNTTVPIFGEIIYSDLAKDSYIVVDADPKSLITESFRTVRTNLEYVGSSTSRSKTILVTSNNPGEGKTFCSINLAVIIAKAGKKVMLIELDLHKPKVQVGLKMTSDIGVSNILIGKADVKDCILHSAYENLDVILSGPNPPNASELILSPKLEEMLNYTKEQYDYIIIDTAPVGLISDALIIMKQTDAVLFVANTKFASKQTIKDSNDIILTNKMKNVGYVLNSVKQKKSRYYYNRYGYGYGYGYGSYGGYTYGYGGSEKKS